Within Actinoplanes sp. L3-i22, the genomic segment GTTCATCGGGCCGCCGCCAGGGACTGGAGAGCGTCGGTGACCGACGCGATGTCGGGGTTGTGGATCTCCCCGGCGAGCCGGCCGTCGGCGAGCAGCACCACCCGGTCGGCGTAGGCCGCCGCCCCCGCGTCGTGGGTGACCATCACGATCGTCTGGCCGAGGTTGCGGGCCGAGTCGCGCAGCAGGCCGAGCACCTCGGCACCGGAACGCGAGTCCAGGTTGCCGGTCGGCTCGTCGGCGAAGAGCACCTCGGGGCGGGCGACCAGCGCGCGGGCCAGGGCGACCCGCTGCTGCTGGCCGCCGGAGAGCTCGCTGGGCAGATGCCCGAGCCGCCCGGCCAGCCCGAGCGTGGTGACCAGCCGGTCCAGCAGCTCGGCGTCCGGCTTCTTCCCGCCCAGGTCGAGCGGGAGCGTGATGTTGCGCTCGGCGGTCAGCTGCGGCAGCAGGTTGAACGACTGGAAGACGAAGCCGATCCGCTCCCGGCGCACCTTGGTGAGCACCTTGTCGGACTGCTTGGTCAGGTCGCTGCCGCCGAGCAGGACCTGCCCGGAGGTGGCGGTGTCCAGACCGGCGAGGCAGTGCATCAGGGTGGACTTGCCGGACCCGGACGGGCCCATGATCGCGGTGAACCGGGCGCGCTCGAAGCCGACCGTCACGCCGTCGAGAGCACGTACCGCGGTGTCGCCGGAGCCGTACACCTTCACCAGGTCGACGGCCGCGACCGCCGCCAGGGCGTCGTGGCCCGACTGTCGTGAGGACTGCGTCTGCATGGAAGCTCCAAGAAAGCGGTGAACCGGACGGACGGAATCCTGTTCGATCGACCCCGGTGCGCGCATCCGCTCACAGGCAGGCTTCAGGTTCGCCCGGGTCTAACTTTCGGCCGATGGTGACCGGTTCCCGGCCGCCTACGCTGGGTCACGATGAATCGCATTCTCGTGGGCGTCCTGCAGGTCGCCGGCCTGGCCGGGATGGCCGCGTTCGGGCTGATCGACATGAGCGCCGGCCTCACCTCCAGCCCGCTCCTCGGCGTGCAGGTGGCGCTGGCGATGGTGGTCGCCGCGGTCTGGCTGCCGCACTACCGGCCCGGGTCGACGCTGCTGCCGCTGGCCACGATCGGGGTCTCCGGCGTCTCCCTGCTGGTCACCGCGGGGCTGGCGCTGACCGATCCGTACGGCGGGGTGTGGGGCATCGCCGAGTCGGCCGGGCTGCTGGTCCTGCTGACCGTGGTGGCCCGCAACGCCCGGCCGGACTGGGCGGTGCTGGCCCTGGTCGCGGCCGGCGCGGCGGTCAGCGTGATGCCGCTGCGCGCCGGGCACACCACCATCTACGGCACGTTCTGCCTGATCCAGGCGCTGGCCGCGGCCGGCGCGATCGGCTTCGGCGTCACCCTGCGGACGATGTCCGGCAACCGGCAGCGGGCCCTCGACTCGGTCCGCGCCGAGCAGCGCGCCGAGTTCGCCCGCGACCTGCACGACTTCATCGCCCACCACGTGACCGGCATCGTCGTACAGGCCCAGGGCGCCCGGTTCATCGCCGAGCAGGACCCGAAGCGGGTGCTGCTGGCCCTGGAGCAGATCGAGCAGGCCGGCACCGAGACGATGGCGTCGATGCGCCGGATGGTCGGCGTGCTGCGCGACCCGGAGTCGAAGCCGGACGCCCCGCTCGCCCCGGTCGCCGGCGTCCCCGAGCTGTACCTGCTGACCGACCAGTTCACCGCGGCCGGCGGCCCGCCCGCGCGCCTGCACCTGGAGGGCGACCCGCACGGCCTGCCGGTCGAGGTGTCCACCTCGGTCTACCGGATCGTGATGGAGGCGCTGACCAACGCCCGCCAGCACGCCCCGCAGGCCACGGTCGTCGACGTCTGGGTCCGCCGGGCCCGGGACCAGCTGCTCCTGCGGGTCGCCAACGACGGCCCGGCGCCGCGCCCCTCGCTGGACCGGCCGGGGTACGGTCTGGTCGGCCTCACCGAGCGGGTCCGCGCGGCCGGCGGCCGGATCTCGTCCGGGCCGGGCGTCGACGGCGGCTGGGTCGTCGACGCGGTCTTCCCCCTGCCGTAGGACTTCCCACTGTCGTAGGAGCTACTCAGAGTGATACGCGTGCTTGTCGCGGACGACCAGGCGATGGTCCGCACCGGCTTCGGCATGATCATCGGCGCCCAGCCGGACATGGAGGTCGTCGGCGAGGCGGCCGACGGCGTCGAGGCGGTCGAGCTGGCCCGCCGCCTGCGCCCGGACGTCGCCCTGTTCGACATCCGGATGCCGCGGATGGACGGCCTCCAGGCGCTGCGCCTGCTCGCCGGCCCGGGCGTCACCGACCCGATCCGGGTGGTCGTGGTCACCACCTTCGACCTGGACGAATACGTCCATCAGGCGCTCCGCAACGGCGCGGCCGGCTTCCTGCTCAAGGACTCCGGCCCGGCCCTGCTGGTCGAGGCGGTCCGCGCCGCGGTCTCCGGCGACGCCCTGATCAGCCCGTCGATCACGGTCCGCCTGCTGGAACACCTCTCCCAGCCGGCCCCGAAGGGCGACGACGGCGGCCTCTCCCCACGCGAGCTCGAGGTGGTCCGGCTGATCGCCCGCGGCCGCACCAACGCGGAGATCGCCGCCGAACTGTTCATCTCGATCGGCACGGTCAAGACCCACCTGGGCAGCGTCCAGTCCAAGATCGGCGCCCGCAACCGCGTCGAGGTGGCCGCCTGGGCCTGGGAACGCCGCCTGGTCAGCTGACACCCTTCCGCTCCCCCGAAAAATCAAGATCAAATTCTTCATTGCCACGGCTGCGGCCAATAACTGATCGCCGCTCCCGCGGGGACCCTTCCGGGCCTCGCAAGGGCGCCGGGGCGCCCAAAACACGAGACCCACAAGGGCGACGTCCGCGGGTGGTTGCGCTCTACCCCAAGATCCAAACCCTGGGAGTCATCCCCACCGCCGGGCGGGTCTGCGGCTGGCGGTCAGGGGTGACTCAACTGCACTGAGGCACCCCCTGACTGCCAGCCGGTCGGCCGCGGCTGGCGGTCAGCGGTGCCTCGACCGGGCTGAGGCACCCCTGACCGCCAGCCGGGAGCTTGCGCGACGGCGGAGCGCGCCCACGGCGTACCTCCAAGGCAACCGCAATCGGCAACTCCCGCAAGGGGCGGCCGCAGCCGCGACCGACAGCGGGCGGTGCCTGGCAAGCAAAACAGCGAGCAGGCCGCCACCGTGACCGACCAGCGGGCGGCACGGGCCGGCAAGCCACCAGCACCCGCCGCCGCCAAGATCAAGCGGCGTTGACCAGCTCTTTTGCGGGCGCAGTGCGGACCGGGCGGGTAGAGAGCCAGCAACCGGCGACGATCAAGAGGAAGCCGGCGACCGTGCCGATGCCCACCGGCTCGCTCAGCAGCGCCACCCCGAGGACCGCCGCCACCACCGGGTTGACGTAGGTGACCAGCCCGGCCTTGTTCGACCCGGCCAGCGCGATCAACCGGTAGAAGGCCAGCATCGCGAGCGCCGTGCAGAGCACCCCGAGCCCGGCCAGCGCCAGCCACGCGTGCGCGCCGACCGAGCCCGCCGACGGCAGCCGGAACAGCGCGAACGGGATCAGGACCAGGGTGCTGATCCCGGTCGTCCCGGCGGTCAGCGCGTCCGGCGGCAGGTCGGACAGCCGCTGCTGGACGAGCTTCGTCGCGTAGGCGTAGCTGAGCGCGGCGAGCAGCACCATCCCGGCGCCGATCATGCCCCAGCGGTCGCCGGACACGTCCAGCCCGACCAGCACGACCACCCCGGCGAACCCGGCGACCAGGCCGGCGATCCGGATCCCGGTGATCGGCTCGGAGCCGGCCATCATCAGCGCGATGACGACCGGCTCGATCGCGATCAGGATGCCGGTCAGGGACGAGCTGATGTGCGTCTCGCCGTACGTGATCAGCAGGAACGGCCCGACGATGTGCACCGCCGCGAGCCCGGCCACCACGCCGAGGTGCCCGCGGAGCGCGCCCAGGGTGCCGCGGATCAGCGCGACCGGGATGAGGCAGGCCGCGCCGATGGCACACCGGCCGGCGACGACGAGCAGCGGCGAGAGGTCGTCGATAGCGATCTTGATGAGGAAGTACGGGATGCCCCAGAGCACGGACACCAGGATGAAGAGGAGCCAGGCACGACGATTCACAAGCACCACCCTGCTCCCGTACGGTAGTTAGCGGTAGTAGTGACTTGGTGACGACGTACTAAGGAAATCTAATGATCGACTCGCGTCGGTTGCAGGTGCTCTCCGAGGTCGCCCGGCACGGCAGCTTCAACCGGGCCGCCGCCGAGCTGCGGCTCACGCCGTCCGCGGTGAGTCAGCAGATCAGTGCGCTGGAGCGCGGCCTGGGCACGCCGGTGGTCCGGCGCAGCACCCGCGGGGTCGAGCTGACCGAGGCCGGCCTGGTCCTGATCGACGCCGCCGAGGCGATCAGCGCCGAGCTGGTCACCGCCCAGCGCGAGATCGACCGGCTGGCCACCGCCCGCACCGGCAAACTGACCGTCGCCACCTTCACCAGCGGCGGCCAGCGCCTGCTGCCGGCCGCGCTGACCCGGTTCACCGCCGCGTTCCCGGGCGTCGAGCTGACCGTGATCGAGTGCGAGCCGGAGGAGAGCCTGCCCCTGGTCCGTTCCGGGGCGGCCGAGCTGGCGCTGGCGTATTACTTCACCGGCCCGCCCCCGATCGTCGACGGCGACCGTTCCGGCCTGGTCTGGACCCCGGTCCTGGACGATCCGATGTATATCGTGATGCCCGCCGACCATCCGCTGGCCGGCTCGTCCTCGCTGGGGATCGGCGACCTGGGCGGCGAGCGCTGGGTGCACGGCTGCATCGGCCAGAGCGACATGATGGAGCACTACGCGGCGCTGGCCGGCGTCGAGCTGCGCGCCGCCTGCCGCGGGACGGACTACCAGTTCGCCCAGTCCCTGGTCCGCGCGGGCGTCGGCATCAGCTCGATTCCCGAGGTCGCCCTGACCAGCGACCCGGCCGGCCTGGTCGCGGTCCCGATGCGCCCGCCGGGCCCGTGCCGCTACATCGGCGTGGTGACCCCGAAGCGCCGGCCGTCCACCCTGGCCACCAGCCTGCTGGACACTCTGCAGGAGGCGATCCGCCGGCTCACTCCGAACCCGCTGACCCGCCGCTGAGGGCCTGCTCGTCCGTACGTCGAAATCGGGTTTTAAAGGGTTGTCCAGTAACGCTTGAGCGTGCCGATCTCGGTCTCGCGGATGTCCTCGAGGACGCCGCCGTGCTTCTCGATCGTGCGCGCGGACGCCTCGTTCGTGACGTTGCAGGTGATCAGGACCCGGTCCAGCCCCCGCCGGCGCGCCTCGACCAGCATCTCGCCGAGCGCGAACGACGCCAGCCCGCGCCGCCGCTCCGCGGGCCGCACGCTGTAGCCGATGTGCCCGCCGGCCCGCAGCAGGAAGTCGTTCAGCTCGTGCCGCAGCCCGATCGCCCCGAGGTACCGATCCCCCTCGACGATCCACCGGAACGTGCAGTGCACCCACCCCGCCGGCACCGGCAGCGCGTGGTCCTCCGCGCCGACCAACCCGTCCACCCAGGCGGCGAACCCCTCGGGCGTGTCCAGCTCGACGCCGGGCCGCAGCCCCGCCCCGTCCTGATGAACCCCGGCCCCGAACTCGTCGCGCGCCGCGAGCCAGCTCTCCCGCAGCCGTGCCGTCGGCACGATCAACTCAGGCATGCCGAAACCCTATCGCCCGACTGCCTCCCGGCGAGGTCCGCCAACCTCGGTCCAGCCATAGAACATACGGGTGCATCAATGGATTTGGCACCGCAACCTGGCTGGCGATCGCCGCCCGTTCCGCCGGCAGCGGCTCCGCCGAACTGGTCGAGCATTCCGTTCACGCGGCCATCCGCGGCGACGCCGACTGGTGGTCGCGGCACAATCCCGGGCAGTCCAGCGCGTTGGAGAAGAAGTGGGTCGACCCCGCCGCCGACCCCTTCCCGCTGGGGATCACCGAAAGCTTCAGCCCGAACGCGATCAAACATCTCCTCGACCGGATCCACGACAACGGCACGCTGGTCCCGGTCGAGGAGCCCTTCCGTGGCCGGCCCGTCGTCGGCATGGAGTGGGACGGCTGGTCAGCCCTGGTCACCACGGAATATCCGCAGACACTGGTCTGGTTCGGCGGCCCGATCACCAAATCCAGCCCGATCAAGCCGGCGTCCTGGACATCATCCGCACCCTCCACTGTCAAAACCATTTCGGCGTACGCGACGAACGCCGTCCCCCGGTATGCACTCGCCCCGGTTCCCCTGCCACAGGTGCCGTACGTCAGCGTCACCGTCAACGACGCTCCCGAGGATGCGGCGAATGCCGTCCAGCAGGCCGTCGCCAAGGTCCTCCCGCAAGCCGCCCAGCCCGGCGCCGGCCAGACTCCGGAAGAACCACCCGCCGAACAGTCGATGGTCGCGGAGGCGCCGATGACCTTCGCCAACCCGGCCCCGGCCATCCCCGGCCGCATCACCCGGATTCCGGTCAGCTACACCGCCGACCTGGTCAGCCCGGATCTGGCCGGCCCCTCGCAAGCGGTGATCGATCGGCTGCGCTCGCGCGGCATCGAGGTACCGGGAAACTCGAACCTGAACGACGTCGACGAGGTCCAGAAGGCGATCGCCTACCAAGCCCTGGACGTGATGTCCAGCCGGCCCGGCTTCCGCCCCGCCAAAGTGCTCGAGGTCGTAGAGAACGCATTCCGGGAAAATGCCGTACCTGAGCTGATGACCCTCACCCAGTCGGGTCGTCTGGACAATCCACAGGACCTTCCGGAAAGTTGAGCCAGCTCTCCTTCGAGATCGACCCCGATCCGGACGCACCCCAACCGGCGAACGGTACTATCGGTTTCCGGCGCGAGGTCCAGGTCGCCGCGATCACATTGCGTGCCGATCCTCAGGCCCGCGTGCTGCTCGACGGCACCAAAGAGATAGACGGTCGAAAGTACAAGGCCGACCTGCTGATCGAGCGCAAGAACTCGGGGCGGACCGAAACTGAAGCTTTTCAGATTAAAACGGTCAGCAGTGACAAACTGATCAGCAACTTGATCGATGCGTTGCGGCAGCTCAACGGTCGCAAAGGCCCGCGGCATCAACCGGGATTGCCGAGCAGGCTCCGCCGGACAGTAAACGGATCGTGCTGATCTACCTCGAGCCCGGCGCCGGCTGGGTACACGCCACCGACCGGGCCAGTCTGGAACGCAGGCTTTCCGGAAGTGGCCGGGCCGAGATACTGAAAGCCTGGTGCATGGATGACACGGCGGGGGCCGAGGAACTGCTCATCGTCAATCAGCTCGGCACGCATCGATGGACCAAGGAGCAGATGAATGCCCTCCTCAGAATCTCCGGAAATTGCGCCTGATGTGAACAACTGGAACTCGTGGAAGACCGACGAGATCTTCATCTGGAGTTCCCACATCCCGCGGATCACCGAGGGCGAGCGGGTCACCGCCTGGCAGGATGCCGTCCTCCGGGCCGGTGAGCGGCACGACATCCTGCGAATAGTCGCCAACGACTGGGGTTACCACCGCGTTCGGGACGGTTCCATCTTCGACTGGATCGCCGCCCACGGTGACGTCATCGAGTCGTACGGCACCTTTCCGACCGGCTTTCTCCTCGGCCGGTTCGCCTCCTACACCCCGGCATCCCGCATTGCCTTCGCCACCGCTGACGGCCGGACCGAGGGTTGGTTCACCGACGTCGCCGAACTGGCCCAAGCCGCCGGCCTGCCCCCACACGGCTGGATCCATCCGCCGATCGCCATCGAGCCGAGCTACTGGGACCATGACGACAGCTTCACCGTCAGCATCTCCACCGCCACCGACATCTGGTTCCCGCACAACTACAAAGGACATCGGACCGGCCCGCAACCCATCGACAACCGCATCGTCTCGGCGTGGAACGCTCCTCGCCTGAACGCCTTCCTCACCGAGGTCCACACCGCCTGCCAAGCGCTCGGCGGCACCTGGGAATGGACCAGAACCCCACCCGGCTTCTACGAAGTCGACCACCAAGGCCTCGTTCAGATCTATTGATCATCTACGCGGTTCGCGTCGGCCCGGACATGCCAGTCTCATCCTTAAGATCGAATAAATTGAATCATCTCTCGTTCTGAGCCAACCTCGGTCCGGCCACATCGGACACGGGGAGAACGATGATTCAGACGCACCAGTGGATGCCGCAGCCCTCGGCCCCGGTCCGGCCCGACAAACGCATCCTGGTGATCGCGGCCGCCCTGGCCATGATCTGCGCCGTAGCCCTCGCCCTGCTGATAACCCGCCGCAACGCCCCCGGCCCCGGCAATTCCCAGCAGGAAATCGTCACCGCCCTGCGCGACCAGCCCGCCACCACGGTCCAGGTGGGCTGGTTCGACCCGGCCGGCTCCTCGATCA encodes:
- a CDS encoding LysR family transcriptional regulator; its protein translation is MIDSRRLQVLSEVARHGSFNRAAAELRLTPSAVSQQISALERGLGTPVVRRSTRGVELTEAGLVLIDAAEAISAELVTAQREIDRLATARTGKLTVATFTSGGQRLLPAALTRFTAAFPGVELTVIECEPEESLPLVRSGAAELALAYYFTGPPPIVDGDRSGLVWTPVLDDPMYIVMPADHPLAGSSSLGIGDLGGERWVHGCIGQSDMMEHYAALAGVELRAACRGTDYQFAQSLVRAGVGISSIPEVALTSDPAGLVAVPMRPPGPCRYIGVVTPKRRPSTLATSLLDTLQEAIRRLTPNPLTRR
- a CDS encoding sensor histidine kinase is translated as MNRILVGVLQVAGLAGMAAFGLIDMSAGLTSSPLLGVQVALAMVVAAVWLPHYRPGSTLLPLATIGVSGVSLLVTAGLALTDPYGGVWGIAESAGLLVLLTVVARNARPDWAVLALVAAGAAVSVMPLRAGHTTIYGTFCLIQALAAAGAIGFGVTLRTMSGNRQRALDSVRAEQRAEFARDLHDFIAHHVTGIVVQAQGARFIAEQDPKRVLLALEQIEQAGTETMASMRRMVGVLRDPESKPDAPLAPVAGVPELYLLTDQFTAAGGPPARLHLEGDPHGLPVEVSTSVYRIVMEALTNARQHAPQATVVDVWVRRARDQLLLRVANDGPAPRPSLDRPGYGLVGLTERVRAAGGRISSGPGVDGGWVVDAVFPLP
- a CDS encoding response regulator transcription factor translates to MIRVLVADDQAMVRTGFGMIIGAQPDMEVVGEAADGVEAVELARRLRPDVALFDIRMPRMDGLQALRLLAGPGVTDPIRVVVVTTFDLDEYVHQALRNGAAGFLLKDSGPALLVEAVRAAVSGDALISPSITVRLLEHLSQPAPKGDDGGLSPRELEVVRLIARGRTNAEIAAELFISIGTVKTHLGSVQSKIGARNRVEVAAWAWERRLVS
- a CDS encoding DMT family transporter, with product MNRRAWLLFILVSVLWGIPYFLIKIAIDDLSPLLVVAGRCAIGAACLIPVALIRGTLGALRGHLGVVAGLAAVHIVGPFLLITYGETHISSSLTGILIAIEPVVIALMMAGSEPITGIRIAGLVAGFAGVVVLVGLDVSGDRWGMIGAGMVLLAALSYAYATKLVQQRLSDLPPDALTAGTTGISTLVLIPFALFRLPSAGSVGAHAWLALAGLGVLCTALAMLAFYRLIALAGSNKAGLVTYVNPVVAAVLGVALLSEPVGIGTVAGFLLIVAGCWLSTRPVRTAPAKELVNAA
- a CDS encoding GNAT family N-acetyltransferase, translated to MPELIVPTARLRESWLAARDEFGAGVHQDGAGLRPGVELDTPEGFAAWVDGLVGAEDHALPVPAGWVHCTFRWIVEGDRYLGAIGLRHELNDFLLRAGGHIGYSVRPAERRRGLASFALGEMLVEARRRGLDRVLITCNVTNEASARTIEKHGGVLEDIRETEIGTLKRYWTTL
- a CDS encoding ABC transporter ATP-binding protein, with translation MQTQSSRQSGHDALAAVAAVDLVKVYGSGDTAVRALDGVTVGFERARFTAIMGPSGSGKSTLMHCLAGLDTATSGQVLLGGSDLTKQSDKVLTKVRRERIGFVFQSFNLLPQLTAERNITLPLDLGGKKPDAELLDRLVTTLGLAGRLGHLPSELSGGQQQRVALARALVARPEVLFADEPTGNLDSRSGAEVLGLLRDSARNLGQTIVMVTHDAGAAAYADRVVLLADGRLAGEIHNPDIASVTDALQSLAAAR